From Psychroflexus torquis ATCC 700755, the proteins below share one genomic window:
- a CDS encoding 4'-phosphopantetheinyl transferase family protein — MLKIRIVEIAKNKPFFTKELLLKNLPKRLQERAKRYLDEESSMSYSAGRLLLKRALSENGLPASLLEEIGYSEQGKPSFKDHNFSISHSNGYVVLAFSTNFSVGIDIEKKKTIDLKLFSYLFTALEWASILNAKNSLERFYWFWIRKEALLKAVGCTLKELKQLEVYEHYGTYKEKRYYFKSFDFDPDFNGIVATETQTAIAMEFIELKDLLKD, encoded by the coding sequence ATGCTAAAAATAAGGATCGTTGAGATAGCTAAAAACAAGCCTTTTTTCACAAAAGAACTATTATTAAAAAACCTCCCGAAGAGGCTTCAAGAAAGGGCAAAAAGGTATTTAGACGAAGAAAGTTCAATGAGTTATAGTGCTGGGCGCCTGTTGTTAAAAAGAGCATTATCTGAAAACGGACTTCCAGCTTCTTTATTGGAAGAAATAGGCTATTCTGAACAAGGAAAACCGAGTTTTAAAGATCATAATTTCTCTATTTCTCATAGCAATGGGTACGTTGTCTTAGCTTTTAGTACCAATTTTTCTGTTGGTATAGATATTGAGAAAAAGAAAACTATAGATTTAAAACTATTTAGCTATTTATTTACGGCACTGGAGTGGGCGTCTATTTTAAATGCTAAAAATTCCTTAGAGCGGTTTTATTGGTTTTGGATCCGTAAAGAAGCCTTATTAAAGGCAGTTGGCTGTACTTTGAAAGAGTTAAAACAACTAGAAGTATATGAGCATTACGGGACGTATAAGGAGAAACGCTATTATTTTAAATCCTTTGATTTTGATCCTGATTTTAATGGAATAGTCGCGACGGAGACTCAGACTGCTATTGCTATGGAATTTATTGAATTAAAGGATTTATTGAAAGACTAA
- a CDS encoding TetR/AcrR family transcriptional regulator, giving the protein MITKDYIIEITTQLYLKNGVKAVTIADITKELSTSKRTIYNHFIDKTDLMQACIERYLAGIRSNNDEIINNCSSAIEAMGIIQQQILKRADYSNAHFYKDILRYFPSVLKDSYEKNSEFAFRELLYLAKWGVKDGLFRKDLDPEVTMATVQTLLKLCNNTKVFPSAQFSKARLTEGIMVVYLRGLCTEKGLLEVEKQKHLYLT; this is encoded by the coding sequence ATGATTACAAAAGACTACATAATAGAGATAACCACTCAATTATACTTAAAAAACGGTGTGAAAGCGGTGACTATTGCTGACATCACTAAAGAATTAAGCACGTCTAAACGTACGATTTACAATCATTTTATAGATAAAACTGATTTAATGCAAGCCTGTATAGAACGGTATTTGGCTGGTATTAGAAGCAATAACGACGAGATAATTAACAACTGTAGCTCTGCGATTGAAGCGATGGGAATAATTCAACAACAAATTTTAAAAAGAGCGGATTATAGCAATGCACACTTTTATAAAGATATACTAAGGTATTTTCCTAGTGTCTTAAAAGACTCGTACGAAAAGAATTCAGAATTCGCTTTTCGCGAATTGCTTTATTTAGCCAAATGGGGCGTAAAAGATGGTTTATTCAGAAAAGATTTAGACCCAGAAGTTACAATGGCTACAGTTCAAACATTGCTAAAATTATGTAACAATACAAAAGTATTTCCATCAGCACAATTTTCTAAAGCCAGGCTTACTGAAGGCATTATGGTCGTTTACCTAAGAGGATTGTGTACCGAAAAAGGGCTTTTAGAAGTTGAAAAACAGAAACATCTATACTTAACATAG
- a CDS encoding type I polyketide synthase, with translation MDTINSSLKKTPVAIIGLSAMFADASNVEEYWNNIINQKDSIVDVPESRWKIEDYYDADPTIADKTYCKKGGFIPDIDFNPMEFGLPPNILEVTDVSQLLSLIGARDAFEDAGYGRESGKFTALLKEKTGVILGVGGGQKLITPLTSRLQAPIWEKALKSSGISDADIPHIIEKMKKAYVGWNENSFPGMLGNVISGRITNRFDLGGINSVVDAACAASLSAIKMAVSELIEGRCDMMLTGGVDTDNSPFMYMSFSKTPAFSQKGSIRPFDTDSDGMLIGEGIGMLVLKRLEDAERDGDRVYGLLTGVGSSSDGRYKSVYAPRPHGQALAMQRAYDEAGYDASTVKLIEGHGTATGAGDAAEFESMSMVFGKSDTTKNHIAIGSVKSQIGHTKSAAGAAGMIKAALALYHKVLPGTINVTKPHEKFEIENSPFYVNAETRPWFKNGVPRRAGISAFGFGGVNVHFAMEEYENKTSFTDRVHQTFHSIYLKATNANDLLTHLKNTVAGLNSKEATASYYNLKESSKQGTAKQNEARLGFVAESLEDCISKLEIAVKQLENNKNAWSHPKEIFFRPNGISSSIKVASLFSGQGSQYANMAKEATSSFETLQQTIAAFDAKKGYDLATKIYPKPVFTPEDNDSLEKNITNTEFAQPAIGAISLGYYKVFKNAGLVSDMVAGHSFGELTALCASGVLSESDYMTLAIARGKAMAGENTSGDAGMMLAVKAATSEIQPLIASIPGVSIANINASNQLVLGGTTEGITKAKTLLDTKSYRSVILPVSAAFHTDCVGHAQQPFEKSIQAIEFSSPVIPVYSNSTGNAYPTKTPEIKNILAQHILNTVDFKTEIENMYAAGARVFVEFGPKSILTNLVKDILADKEHFVVATNAKATKNSDLQIREAAIQLQVLGCELGAIDSNARRVAAPLVQPKMAVKIAGNNYVSPATQKVYNDALNNGFKVSNATEIVKTVEVIKEVIKEVPVSINKISTDQVTEEDMKSTIIKSAIDGIKENQSKTLDMFQTILTEQNKQTAQLLALLSDNFEGEQNPENAATVAIKTPADTSPPAPPASVSAQIVEPNKPAAAKPVIETAVPTEGNSEMLDLMLSVVADKTGYPAEMLELSMDMEADLGIDSIKRVEIFGAITEQSDKLTDINPNDLTELRTLQEIVDYISSKAGISGTSAPVAEPIAQTVVNTKPTATPVVETAVPTEGNSDMLDLMLTVVADKTGYPAEMLELSMDMEADLGIDSIKRVEIFGAITEQSDKLTDINPNDLTELRTLQEIVDYISSKAGISATSAPVAEPIAQTVVNTDPIATPVVEKAVPTEGNSEMLDLMLTVVADKTGYPAEMLELSMDMEADLGIDSIKRVEIFGAITEQSDKLTDINPNDLTELRTLQEIVDYISSKAGISATSAPVAKPIAQTVVNTDPIATPVAETAVPTEGNSEMLDLMLTVVADKTGYPAEMLELSMDMEADLGIDSIKRVEIFGAITEQSDKLTDINPNDLTELRTLQEIVDYISTKAGINATSAPVAQPVEATKSIATPLAEQGVPEEGNSEMLDLMLTVVADKTGYPAEMLELSMDMEADLGIDSIKRVEIFGAITEQSDKLTDINPNDLTELRTLQEIVDYISAKAGIRVTSEPVAQTVEATKSIATPLAEQSVPEEGNSEMLDLMLTVVADKTGYPAEMLELSMDMEADLGIDSIKRVEIFGAITEQSDKLTDINPNDLTELRTLQEIVDYISAKAGGVIKKKNLSLT, from the coding sequence ATGGACACTATAAACAGTTCACTTAAAAAAACACCAGTAGCAATTATTGGTTTGTCTGCAATGTTTGCTGATGCCAGCAATGTAGAAGAATATTGGAATAATATTATCAATCAGAAAGATAGTATTGTGGATGTTCCAGAATCGCGTTGGAAAATCGAAGATTATTACGATGCTGACCCTACAATAGCAGACAAAACCTATTGTAAAAAAGGAGGGTTTATTCCTGATATTGACTTTAATCCAATGGAATTTGGTTTGCCTCCCAATATTTTAGAAGTCACGGATGTGTCTCAATTATTGTCCTTAATAGGTGCTAGAGATGCATTTGAAGATGCTGGTTATGGTAGGGAATCAGGTAAATTTACGGCACTTTTAAAAGAAAAAACCGGAGTGATTTTAGGAGTTGGTGGTGGTCAAAAACTAATTACGCCGCTAACCTCAAGGTTGCAAGCTCCTATTTGGGAAAAAGCCCTTAAAAGTAGTGGCATTAGCGATGCTGATATTCCGCACATTATTGAAAAAATGAAGAAAGCATATGTTGGATGGAATGAAAATTCTTTTCCGGGTATGTTAGGCAATGTCATCTCTGGTCGAATCACGAATCGTTTTGACTTAGGAGGCATTAACTCAGTCGTGGATGCGGCCTGTGCGGCCTCACTCTCTGCTATTAAAATGGCAGTCTCAGAATTGATTGAAGGACGATGTGATATGATGCTCACAGGAGGTGTCGATACAGATAATTCTCCTTTTATGTATATGTCGTTCTCTAAAACTCCCGCATTTTCACAAAAAGGAAGTATTCGTCCTTTTGATACCGACTCAGACGGCATGTTGATTGGAGAAGGAATTGGAATGTTAGTTTTAAAAAGGTTAGAAGATGCAGAACGTGATGGGGATCGAGTTTATGGGTTACTTACTGGGGTTGGTTCTTCAAGTGATGGGCGTTATAAATCGGTTTATGCGCCACGTCCTCACGGTCAGGCTTTGGCGATGCAACGTGCTTATGACGAGGCAGGCTATGATGCTTCTACGGTAAAATTAATTGAAGGTCACGGCACTGCAACAGGAGCAGGAGATGCTGCCGAGTTTGAGTCAATGTCTATGGTTTTTGGCAAAAGTGACACGACAAAAAATCATATTGCGATTGGTTCTGTAAAATCACAAATAGGGCATACAAAATCGGCTGCAGGTGCTGCTGGAATGATAAAAGCAGCTTTAGCTTTATATCATAAAGTGTTGCCAGGCACGATAAACGTTACCAAGCCTCACGAAAAATTTGAGATTGAAAATTCTCCTTTTTATGTCAATGCAGAAACCAGACCTTGGTTTAAAAACGGTGTACCTCGTAGAGCTGGAATATCTGCTTTTGGATTTGGTGGTGTGAACGTGCATTTTGCTATGGAAGAATATGAAAACAAAACGTCCTTTACAGATAGAGTACATCAAACATTTCACAGTATTTACCTTAAAGCTACTAATGCTAACGACTTATTAACGCATCTGAAAAACACAGTTGCTGGATTGAATTCGAAGGAAGCAACGGCGTCATATTATAACTTAAAAGAAAGTTCTAAGCAAGGCACTGCAAAACAAAACGAAGCGCGTTTAGGTTTTGTTGCAGAATCTTTAGAGGATTGTATTTCTAAACTAGAAATTGCAGTCAAACAATTAGAAAATAATAAGAACGCTTGGTCGCACCCAAAAGAAATTTTCTTTAGACCAAACGGAATTTCAAGCAGTATAAAAGTGGCTTCATTATTCTCTGGTCAGGGTTCTCAATATGCTAATATGGCAAAAGAGGCGACGAGTAGTTTTGAAACGCTACAACAAACAATTGCTGCTTTTGATGCTAAAAAAGGATATGATTTAGCAACTAAAATATATCCAAAACCTGTGTTTACACCAGAGGATAATGATAGCTTAGAAAAAAATATTACAAATACAGAGTTTGCGCAACCTGCCATAGGTGCCATAAGTTTAGGGTACTATAAAGTCTTTAAAAATGCTGGTCTTGTAAGTGATATGGTGGCTGGACATAGTTTTGGTGAGCTTACTGCACTTTGTGCATCAGGCGTACTTAGCGAAAGTGATTATATGACACTTGCCATTGCTCGTGGTAAGGCTATGGCAGGTGAAAATACAAGTGGAGATGCTGGTATGATGTTAGCTGTTAAAGCGGCTACTTCTGAAATTCAGCCTTTAATTGCTAGTATTCCAGGGGTTTCTATTGCAAATATTAACGCCTCAAACCAACTCGTTTTAGGAGGAACAACAGAAGGTATAACGAAAGCAAAAACGCTGTTAGATACTAAAAGCTACCGTTCCGTTATATTACCTGTTTCTGCAGCTTTCCACACGGATTGTGTTGGACACGCACAACAGCCTTTTGAAAAAAGTATACAGGCTATAGAATTCTCAAGCCCCGTGATCCCTGTGTATTCAAATTCGACAGGAAATGCCTACCCAACGAAGACTCCTGAAATTAAAAATATCTTAGCGCAACATATTTTAAATACGGTCGATTTTAAAACTGAAATTGAAAATATGTACGCTGCTGGTGCGCGTGTTTTTGTTGAATTTGGGCCTAAATCTATTTTAACCAATCTCGTAAAAGACATCTTAGCTGATAAAGAACATTTTGTGGTGGCAACAAATGCAAAAGCAACTAAAAACAGTGATTTACAAATTAGAGAAGCTGCCATACAATTACAAGTTCTAGGATGTGAATTAGGTGCCATTGACAGTAACGCACGTCGAGTAGCAGCGCCTTTAGTACAACCAAAAATGGCGGTAAAAATAGCGGGTAACAATTATGTGAGTCCTGCAACACAAAAAGTGTATAATGACGCTTTAAACAACGGATTTAAAGTGAGCAACGCTACAGAAATTGTTAAAACCGTAGAAGTGATCAAGGAAGTGATAAAAGAGGTTCCTGTTTCTATAAATAAAATCAGTACAGACCAAGTTACAGAAGAAGATATGAAGTCTACGATCATTAAAAGCGCCATTGATGGCATTAAGGAAAATCAATCTAAAACATTAGATATGTTCCAAACTATTTTGACGGAACAAAACAAACAAACAGCGCAATTATTAGCCCTTTTATCAGACAATTTTGAAGGGGAACAAAACCCTGAAAATGCTGCTACTGTTGCTATTAAAACACCTGCTGACACTAGTCCTCCAGCTCCTCCAGCTTCAGTTTCAGCTCAAATAGTTGAACCCAATAAACCTGCTGCTGCGAAACCCGTAATTGAAACCGCGGTGCCGACTGAAGGGAATTCAGAAATGCTTGACCTTATGCTAAGCGTCGTTGCGGACAAAACAGGCTACCCTGCTGAAATGTTAGAATTGAGTATGGATATGGAGGCCGATTTAGGAATCGATTCTATCAAACGTGTGGAGATTTTTGGTGCTATTACTGAGCAATCAGATAAGTTAACAGACATCAACCCTAACGACCTCACAGAACTTAGAACATTACAAGAAATTGTGGATTACATTTCTAGTAAAGCTGGAATTAGTGGTACTTCTGCACCTGTTGCTGAACCAATAGCTCAAACAGTTGTGAATACCAAGCCTACTGCAACACCAGTTGTCGAAACAGCGGTGCCGACTGAAGGAAATTCAGATATGTTAGACCTTATGCTAACTGTAGTTGCTGACAAAACAGGCTATCCTGCTGAAATGTTAGAACTAAGTATGGATATGGAGGCCGATTTAGGAATCGATTCTATCAAACGGGTAGAGATTTTTGGAGCGATCACTGAGCAATCAGATAAGTTAACAGACATCAACCCTAACGACCTCACAGAATTAAGAACATTACAAGAGATTGTGGATTACATTTCTAGTAAAGCTGGAATTAGCGCCACTTCTGCACCTGTTGCTGAACCAATAGCTCAAACAGTTGTGAATACAGATCCTATTGCAACACCAGTTGTCGAAAAAGCGGTGCCGACTGAAGGAAATTCAGAAATGTTAGACCTAATGCTAACTGTAGTTGCTGACAAAACGGGGTATCCTGCTGAAATGTTAGAACTAAGTATGGATATGGAAGCCGATTTAGGAATCGATTCTATCAAACGTGTCGAGATTTTTGGAGCGATCACTGAGCAATCAGATAAATTAACAGACATCAACCCTAACGACCTCACAGAATTAAGAACGCTACAAGAAATTGTGGATTACATTTCTAGTAAAGCTGGAATTAGCGCTACTTCTGCACCTGTTGCTAAACCAATAGCTCAAACAGTTGTGAATACAGATCCTATTGCAACACCAGTTGCCGAAACAGCGGTGCCGACTGAAGGAAATTCAGAAATGTTAGACCTTATGCTAACTGTAGTTGCTGACAAAACGGGGTATCCTGCTGAAATGTTAGAACTAAGTATGGATATGGAAGCCGATTTAGGAATCGATTCTATCAAACGTGTCGAGATTTTTGGAGCGATTACTGAGCAATCAGATAAATTAACTGACATCAACCCTAACGACCTCACAGAGTTAAGAACGTTACAAGAAATTGTGGATTATATTTCTACAAAAGCCGGAATTAACGCAACTTCTGCACCTGTTGCTCAACCAGTTGAAGCAACGAAGTCTATCGCTACGCCATTAGCTGAACAAGGTGTACCTGAGGAAGGAAATTCAGAAATGTTAGACCTTATGCTAACTGTAGTTGCTGACAAAACGGGGTATCCTGCTGAAATGTTAGAACTAAGTATGGATATGGAAGCCGATTTAGGAATCGATTCTATCAAACGTGTCGAGATTTTTGGAGCGATTACTGAGCAATCAGATAAATTAACTGACATCAATCCTAATGACCTCACAGAACTTAGAACATTACAAGAGATTGTGGATTACATTTCTGCCAAAGCGGGAATTAGGGTTACTTCTGAACCAGTAGCTCAAACAGTTGAAGCAACGAAGTCTATCGCTACGCCATTAGCTGAACAAAGTGTACCTGAGGAAGGAAATTCAGAAATGTTAGACCTTATGCTAACTGTAGTTGCTGACAAAACAGGCTACCCTGCTGAAATGTTAGAGCTAAGTATGGATATGGAAGCCGATTTAGGAATCGACTCTATCAAACGTGTGGAGATTTTTGGAGCGATTACTGAGCAATCAGATAAATTAACTGACATTAACCCTAATGACCTCACAGAACTTAGAACATTACAAGAGATTGTGGATTACATTTCTGCCAAAGCCGGAGGTGTTATTAAAAAAAAAAATCTCAGCCTAACTTAA
- a CDS encoding SDR family NAD(P)-dependent oxidoreductase translates to MEIKETTSKQEFSLPTKFYNVPRKSIGLKFIPKVDLLVQDISALKPVVITDEGSDLTLAVKAKLESEGHTVIVIQFDAFKKNPNLKNGISISDINDQNIKTAIDTILAKNDIGSFIYLHPHFTFSGSNFTQHFDTERALLKATFLLAKQLQAPLNANSKTQRTAFMTVSRLDGKFGMDKRSNMSIIAGGLSGLTKCMNLEWSPVFCRAIDAKPELAATEIADALFLELHDADVRYVDVAITENGRMTYEVTTNEVSAAEDYQQTVTDKDVFLVAGGGRGVTATCIKEMNIAFKSKFILLGRSALDFELPAYALNGVGPAALKNEIMQEMKSGGEKVSIKGLNNRFNKYVAKKEIEETIAHIKANGGDAIYVAGDVTNLTIKPELLEIEKKWGKITGIIHGAGRLADKLIQDKTEQIFDDVTSVKLDGLTSLLKMVNVNELRHLIMFSSVAGFYGNVGQSDYAMANEILSTAAHLFSTNHPNTKVTSINWGAWEGGMVSPELQKMFEEAGVSLVNHPGGAARFVQELNGAYHHQSQVIIGGTLPASISDISGPLKNYTIQRHLSLKDNAFLKDHVIQGNSVLPMVNATAWMADSCVKLFPDYKLTSIAHVKLFKGIVFDGTEKEVYFTEIKEQSKTADHIVCDVTVYSKGVKLPLNHYRSTITLSRKRSDKPKFQTPTLKENKIDGATFYKDGSLFQGPFYQGIETVLSIDKDQVLLKCKAPAVSLETQGQFPSTSLNAFFLDIQYQGMILWVQKYHNGANSLPLQTIEGLVYGEIPANKSFYVHMKVQENSAIKMIADITVYDENRDVFLFTEGAGLTVSEGLTW, encoded by the coding sequence ATGGAAATCAAGGAGACTACCTCAAAACAGGAATTCTCCTTGCCTACCAAATTCTACAATGTGCCCCGGAAATCTATCGGCTTAAAATTTATTCCTAAAGTAGATCTTTTAGTACAGGACATTTCGGCATTAAAACCTGTTGTAATTACAGACGAAGGAAGCGATTTGACTTTGGCTGTAAAAGCAAAATTAGAAAGCGAAGGCCATACCGTTATTGTCATTCAATTTGACGCTTTTAAAAAGAATCCTAATCTAAAAAATGGGATTTCTATTTCAGACATAAATGACCAAAATATAAAAACGGCTATTGATACAATCTTAGCTAAAAATGACATTGGTTCTTTTATTTATTTACACCCACATTTCACCTTTTCAGGATCTAATTTCACACAACATTTTGATACAGAGCGTGCATTGCTAAAAGCCACTTTCTTATTGGCAAAACAGCTACAAGCACCATTAAATGCCAACAGCAAAACACAACGAACTGCTTTTATGACCGTATCTCGTTTAGACGGAAAATTTGGAATGGACAAACGTTCTAATATGTCTATCATTGCTGGTGGATTATCTGGATTAACGAAATGTATGAATCTAGAATGGTCTCCAGTATTTTGCAGAGCAATCGATGCAAAACCTGAATTAGCGGCAACAGAAATTGCGGATGCTTTATTCTTAGAATTACACGATGCAGATGTACGCTATGTCGATGTCGCCATCACTGAAAATGGACGGATGACTTATGAGGTTACAACGAATGAAGTAAGTGCTGCAGAAGACTACCAACAAACGGTTACAGATAAAGACGTTTTTTTAGTTGCTGGCGGTGGTAGAGGTGTTACCGCGACCTGTATCAAAGAAATGAACATTGCTTTTAAATCCAAATTTATCCTTTTAGGGAGATCTGCTTTAGATTTTGAATTACCAGCTTATGCGTTAAATGGAGTCGGCCCTGCAGCCCTTAAAAATGAGATTATGCAGGAGATGAAATCCGGTGGAGAAAAAGTTTCAATTAAAGGGCTAAACAATAGGTTTAATAAATACGTTGCTAAAAAGGAAATTGAAGAAACTATTGCGCACATCAAAGCAAATGGTGGCGACGCTATTTATGTGGCGGGTGATGTTACGAATTTAACCATCAAACCTGAATTACTTGAGATTGAAAAAAAATGGGGTAAAATTACTGGAATTATTCACGGTGCTGGTCGTTTAGCGGATAAGCTCATTCAAGATAAAACTGAACAGATTTTTGATGATGTGACTTCCGTAAAATTAGATGGTTTAACAAGCCTCTTAAAAATGGTAAACGTGAACGAATTAAGGCATTTAATTATGTTTTCTTCAGTGGCGGGTTTCTACGGAAATGTTGGCCAATCTGATTATGCGATGGCCAACGAAATTTTAAGTACCGCGGCACATTTGTTTAGTACCAACCATCCTAACACTAAAGTTACCTCAATTAATTGGGGCGCTTGGGAAGGCGGTATGGTAAGTCCGGAGTTACAAAAAATGTTTGAAGAAGCAGGTGTTTCTTTGGTCAACCATCCAGGCGGCGCTGCTCGTTTTGTTCAAGAATTAAACGGGGCGTATCACCACCAATCCCAAGTCATAATTGGAGGCACTTTACCTGCAAGTATTTCAGATATTTCTGGCCCTTTAAAAAACTATACTATTCAACGGCATTTAAGTTTAAAAGACAATGCGTTTTTAAAGGATCACGTTATTCAAGGCAATTCTGTTTTACCAATGGTAAACGCCACAGCGTGGATGGCAGATTCTTGTGTAAAACTATTCCCAGATTATAAATTAACGAGTATAGCACATGTAAAACTGTTTAAAGGGATTGTTTTTGATGGCACTGAAAAAGAAGTTTATTTCACAGAAATTAAAGAACAAAGTAAAACTGCAGACCATATTGTTTGTGATGTCACTGTGTATAGTAAAGGGGTGAAGCTACCTTTAAATCATTACCGTTCAACCATTACGCTTTCGCGAAAAAGAAGCGATAAACCTAAATTTCAAACCCCTACACTAAAAGAGAACAAAATAGATGGCGCTACCTTTTATAAAGATGGTTCTTTATTTCAAGGTCCTTTTTACCAAGGGATAGAAACGGTTTTATCTATAGATAAAGATCAAGTTTTACTAAAATGTAAAGCACCAGCAGTTTCTTTAGAAACACAAGGGCAGTTTCCTAGCACGAGTTTAAACGCATTTTTCTTAGATATACAATATCAAGGCATGATTCTATGGGTGCAAAAGTATCATAACGGTGCTAATAGTTTGCCTTTACAAACAATAGAAGGACTGGTTTATGGGGAAATTCCTGCAAATAAAAGTTTCTATGTACATATGAAAGTACAAGAAAATTCAGCTATAAAAATGATCGCAGACATAACCGTATATGATGAAAATAGAGATGTTTTTTTATTCACAGAAGGCGCTGGATTAACCGTTTCAGAAGGCTTAACCTGGTAG